A stretch of the Terriglobia bacterium genome encodes the following:
- a CDS encoding SemiSWEET transporter, with the protein MISSALVGYIAGTLTTASFLPQVWQSFRSRSCRDLSYLMLFVMGSGTALWTVYGVMLRRLPIILPNAISVCLILSLILMKSAYQSRSKKP; encoded by the coding sequence GTGATCTCCAGCGCACTGGTTGGCTATATTGCCGGGACGCTCACCACCGCGTCCTTCCTGCCGCAGGTGTGGCAGTCCTTCCGATCGCGCTCCTGTCGCGATCTCTCGTACCTCATGCTCTTCGTCATGGGCAGCGGCACAGCGCTATGGACGGTCTATGGCGTGATGCTGCGCCGTCTGCCGATCATCCTGCCCAACGCCATCAGCGTCTGTCTTATCCTGTCGCTGATCCTGATGAAATCTGCCTACCAGTCCCGGAGCAAGAAGCCGTGA